CCGCCAAGAGGCACGGAGTATACCTGAAACCAGGAGCAAGGAAACGTCAACACATTATTGTTTgatactacagtagaacctctctattaaggacacccttgggactgaaaagtactgtccttaatagagaggtgtcctgattagagaggtaaaattgaatggtaacaaccaatttgggaccaaaaccagtgtccttaatagagagggtgtccttattagagaggtgtccgctaagggaggttctactgtatctgttTCAATCCATTGGGCATTTGCAATTCAACGTGAACCGAGTGCCAAATTTATGCGTCCCATTTTAGGGATTTCTATCTTCTCCTCAACTTGGCTCTGATGTAGCAATAAGGCTGCAGGAAGTGTGTGACCACTCTTACACACTAGACTAGAACTAATAATGGAGACCGATTTTATTTTGATCCATGCTAGTTGCCATCTTATACCTGTCCTCCATTTTTCTCATCCCAGCCTCCGACGATGATACCAGCCATCAGTCTGTCCCTGTAGCCATAACACAGCTCTTGAAACACGTGTGCTGCCGTCTTCACTGAGGGCTCTTCACCAATTTCCATCCTGAAAGAAATCGACACAATTGTCGTAGTACCACAGGTAACACAAATAGACGGATTCACCAAGTAAAATGCACCCACTGTGTGGTGTGGATGGAGGAGTGGAGATTTGAATGAAGTGTTTGCCGATCATGATTGATTTGAATGACAGCAACACACCACGTGAAAAACACACTTCTTGGAAGAAACAGCCAGCACTGTGAATAACTTTCGACTTACTTATGGAAGTTGAGTTGATACTTGACGATGTCTGAGATGGCCTGAGTATCAGCCGCAGATCCTGAGCGACAGCAGAAGATGTAGTCGGTGACAGGCGTGAGCTTGTCTGTGATACGATTGGCGATGTACGACCTAAAAGAATAAAAGTTGAAGTCggtttatttttcaatttttttcatcatttgaaaCTTAAGTTATGTGCTTAATTCTACAGAGTGTTGTGCTTGGAGTCGTCCAGTTTAAGTCAATTCCACAGTGGGGAGAGATGCTGTGACTTGTCTTGAGTTCCTCCACACTGGCCAAGAAATGAGTATCGGTCAGAAAGATTAAGTGACCTAAAAACCACCCAATGTTTTGCGATCCAGGCTGTAAACTCTCAGTCAAAGGACACAGTGTCAGTCATCAGTGGGGAATACTGGAAGAATGAGAACACCTACTCACCCAGTGGTGGTCCTGGAATCTGCTCCCACCACGACACCACCATCGAAAGCTACTGCAAAGATGGACGTCTGAAAAACAAACTTGATCTTAAAAGACTACCGCGAAGCAGCCATTGCGCAGCTCACACAGGTACTGGAGTCACTGATATCACCCTGTGTATTGGGGTATTGCACATACCTACTTctaggctaaactttagaatccccatcggaaatgacgtaactttgatcgcattcaactataaatccattgaacagtgatgcttggttagtcaaccgatgacctttttttgaggtgtgatcggggattgtaaactcgttccgactTCTGGTATTAAAAAAAGCCAGGGACCGTGTAACTGTAGCCTACATTATACATTTCGTACACAGTGACAATGCATTTTCCTGCCGCCGGTCATCAACATACGCAAAGGAAAGGGAAAACCTCAACAAAGGAGCAATGCACATCGCAAAAGTAGGAAATTTAGGTCGGCTGAAACTTACTCCAGTACTCTCTTCCTCTGCCATCCAGTCGGGGACAATATTATTGGCATTTTGAGCCAGTTTTCTTTCAGTCAAATGGGAAGAATTCGCAAACATGGTAGCCGCCATCTTGCAAGCAAACTGTGGTGTTAAAGCGATAGGTGGCAGCAGGTCCTGGAGAAGATTTTTAGCGCGTTCGACTTGGTAAGCACCGGATCTCGGGCTttgaagcgcatgcccagtatgaatcgAGCCCGAACGCTCTCGCGCCAGGCCCGAGTAACTTTAGGGTAAAGCAGcgggtcacgcacctgtattaaaccaatcagcacgcgttgttcaatttgagatcaatgcgtggtctcactatacagttgaatggtattttccattaaggatataatttttctaaaattgagaataaggcGTTTAAcatgaagaaaataatgaagTTTCAGTCTAGTCGGCTTACttttgtggttttgaggctccatttaaccgtcgtggtgaaaaagctgactcgcaGGTTAAAAAGCCGTAACCCCCACCCCCCTAATTTCAGACCCCCCCAAACCccgaaattatcatgcataacgtagcctacaacgaaaatttcatggtttgacaggctaggataggtctatttagctttgaaagcgttcctcccagaTAATACGTCTCGTAATAAGCTATGAGCATGTAGAGAGTactgttttaaagggaaaacggcttaaaactttattacaggtacctGGCCAGCATAAAAAAGAATGACGAgactacgaaagcccagaaggctcattcaatATTAAAAAGTCAGAATTAAATCGCGACTTCAATGCTGAACCGTTGGCTTCAATATTGAAGTTAGATATTTTTGAATAAGAAAACATCAACCATACATTAACAAACGTACGAAGAAATTACTTCACCGCACCccagtgccggtgtaatgtttttgagtgtttcccctcattgtttgggaacgctcaaaaatggattgacaagttttgtttgggaacgctcaaaaatagattgacaagttttcctGTGTATCCCCCtcttgaaaagtcgtggtctctctagctgcctattgtttggaaacactgacacatgggaaacaaccacagatgttacaccggaattaaaaaatcttgacactagaggcgctgatttcgttccttacaacgcctctggTTCCGGAGCTATAAAAAGGAGAAGTACATATAAATTAAGTACATCAATGACACAGACAATGcacaaaataggcctatataataCATAATGCAAATACATAATGCCAATACCATTAGGGCCTACGGGGCGAGTTTGTTGAAAGGGGTTATTTCCACGACTGCCGTGGACCGAACAGCGAAAATGACATTGCGTCCacgacatttttttgttggtctGTGAACGTGTCCGTGGCATACGGCATACGGTATACCTTACAAATCTCACTTCTAGATAGGGAAAATGAACGATATTTTCAAATAACCACTTTGTTTTTCTGAAAACTTTGCCAGAGGACGACTTTGACCCACTGATCCTTAGGAATACCGTCTTTTTTTATCTATTTTCTTTGCAATTATGAGCTGAGAATAAAAAATTTCTTTAGCAGAGATGAACTGGATGTGCACAAACCACGGTCCAAGAAAAAATTCGTCGCTTTTCAGCCGACGTGACCCAGGCTCCTGCTCTATTTATCAAACCACTGACCTGATCGGGTCATGCTGTATTCATATGTCGAACAAAGTAGCTTTGAAAACTGCTCTTTCTGGTGTAAAATGGTGTCTTCTTCAAGGTAGACTGCACGGAATGAATTGTCCTTCATCTCCGTTGGTAACTGAACGAAATCATCAAAACAGCGACACAGAATCACAATAGAGGTCCAGCGCTTCTGTTATGAAAGATGAGCGATGGCTTTTGATAACTATGTCATGTCATTTGTGAAGGAGTTGAAGTTTCCATAGGTTTGAATGGGAGCTTTTTAAAACTGCTGCATAAATCTCAATGGAGAGACGCGTGTAGTTTACTACCGGGTTCCCACCTTGATCAGAATTAATATTTcgaaattttgcaaattaattcTAAGAGTGCAGAATCTTGTTAGCTTAATTCCACATGAGGTATACATACAAAATGGTTCGTTTGCAAAAAAACGGAAGAGTGTTGGTAGGTGTTGCATAATACGTCACTCATGatttttggagatcgtttttaaAACTGATATGGGGCACCAGGTCACCATGGGCGACAGTTCTCTAGACCAGTGTCCTCACAAGGTCAGACGCAAGCGCGGCGTTCCTCAATTGAATCTTGGTTGTCAATAGAGGAGGACTAGATGCTGCATCTTTTGCCACAAAGACGCTGTGGAACATACGATTTATGAAGAACCCGACTTACTTCATAAGTAGATGGATACAGGTACAGAATTATCACGGAAGTTTCTACCGAATGATATAAGCGATGTTTGGAGCACTTTTTCCCTTGGGTCGATGGTAGGGTAAGTCAGTCATCTGTTTAAATATGAATTACTGTGAAATCCCGTCCAAGGAGTCAATGATCAGGCAGATGAGGCCTGAGCACTGACCTCATAGAAAAGGATTTTTAGTGTATCAACGCTTTTCCGGTTTTGGCgcatctgtttcacataggcctattacacgtaTTACAGGCCTTTTTCTACAGGCGTCCCTCAGCCGGCTAAATGACGTCTACACGGTACACGTATATGCCGTATATACTCTGGATTCTGTGATCTGTGATCGGTTGATCAGTTACTACGAAATCGAAACGAAAGGGACGTCATGACCGTCTGCACGTGCACGTGACACGTCAGTCAAACTAGTATCTACCCAAATTAAACACGTTGAAATGCATCGAGAGacctttttcattttcagggtggcccagaaatattttccctcacacaatggatacacaatagcgTTCTATGGTGCAAGGGAAAAAATTCTAGGCCACCCTGTAGCTTAGATTGAATATAATCAGTCTTTGATCAGAGTAACTAAAGCATGTATATTTTGTATTGCTGTTTTGCATGCACGGGTCATCTCTCTGAATTTCGAGTAGGGACTCGTTGGTCCATAGTGACTCGGTTTAGTGAAATTGACTTCAGTCATTTTGTCATACGAGTTTGTTCCAGAAAAGGATTTCTAAACAGTTGTCCAGCCATGCTTGAAGTTTCCAGCTCTACATGTGGAACATTCTCAAAGCGACGCGACCTAATTTGAGTTATCGGAATGccttttatcatcatcattcagcGTCTTCTGCTTAATGTTCTGTAATGTTTTGAAGTGTTCCAtaaatttctttgctttggtCAGTGGGTATATTAGGGGCTTTCCTGAGCGCTGGGCAGAAACATCAAAAAGGTTTATCTGAATGGTGGAGCAATAACAACGTTCGATGTACACTTTACGCCACACGAAATCACGTTACTGAACTTCAAGTTTCAAGACctaatgccggtgtaacatctgtggttgttccccatgtgtcagtgtttccaaacaataggcagctagagagaccacgacttttcaataggggggatacacagaaaaacttgtcaatctatttttgagcgttcccaaacaatgaggggaaacactcaaaaacagaaacactcaaaaacattacaccggtgaaACCTCTGCCCGAATTTCAGAGCAATCGATTTCCTAATGAACTTCATTGGTCTGTGATAGATTATGAAATTATAACCGATGTAGGATACATGCCTCGTTGCACGTTGACGC
The sequence above is a segment of the Lineus longissimus chromosome 12, tnLinLong1.2, whole genome shotgun sequence genome. Coding sequences within it:
- the LOC135496624 gene encoding proteasome subunit beta type-6-like, whose amino-acid sequence is MAATMFANSSHLTERKLAQNANNIVPDWMAEEESTGTSIFAVAFDGGVVVGADSRTTTGSYIANRITDKLTPVTDYIFCCRSGSAADTQAISDIVKYQLNFHKMEIGEEPSVKTAAHVFQELCYGYRDRLMAGIIVGGWDEKNGGQVYSVPLGGMLVKQPFACGGSGSTYIWGWVDANYKENMSKEECKKFVADGLALAMCRDGSSGGVIRLAAITKDGVERSTILGDKLPRFYEG